AAGCGCAAGCCGATGGCCTGCAAGGCCTGCCTGGGTTTTGAGCGCATCGAGAAAATTCCGGACGCTCTGCTCGGAAGTGCAGATCACAATGCAAGAATCGACAGGCAGAAGAAAGAGAAAGTTGTCCAGATCGGGAGAGACACGACGCAAACGGAAATATTCCGTTTTTCCTGAAGCATTCAAGGAAGGAAATGAGAAAAAAACCAATTCTTCCGGTGACAGTAAATTATTACTCACGGCACATCCCGGCTGTCTTATCTCATCTTTTGGAACTCGGACTTGCGTGAAAGTTTTAAGACACAATTTATTTTTCTATACATTGCGGTCTTAAAGTCAACGAAAGCGGCTTTGTGACGACACTCTAAAAAGTCGCAAAAGAACCTGGGTGTCATTCCCGCGAACGCGTGCCAGCACGGCCAGCCGGACCAAGCCGGGCAATAGCATGAATGTCGGACGATAGCGCGAATGTCGGGCGATAGCGCGAAATCAGTTCTTTTCGGATAGTTAAAAAGGCATGGCTCCCCTTCTTCAAGGGGATGACGACTTTATGCAGGCCGCCTTTACCCCCGTCGCCACAGCCATTGCAGAAAGCCGCCGGATTTTTCCGGTTTCTTTTCCGTGGGCATGGGCGGGGTTTTGGCGGGTGGAACCTGGGGGGTGATGGCCTCGGGCTGCGCGGGGGCCGGCGGCACGGAGTGCCCGGGGTTCGATTCCCCGACTTTTGAAGGCGTGGTCCCGGCTGGCTTGCGCAGATCCGCAAGCTCCAGGGCCATGAGCTGCACGTCCGTG
This sequence is a window from Desulfomicrobium macestii. Protein-coding genes within it:
- a CDS encoding SWIM zinc finger family protein, whose amino-acid sequence is MRAIVRHSCYCPAWSGWPCWHAFAGMTPRFFCDFLECRHKAAFVDFKTAMYRKINCVLKLSRKSEFQKMR